A DNA window from Bdellovibrio sp. BCCA contains the following coding sequences:
- a CDS encoding methyl-accepting chemotaxis protein encodes MRLKIIGLVLIPMLACIVYGAFYLNSHWRTFKEAQAITENGTLIKKNSELLHQVQLERAKNSLFLAGKIHQDELNSQIEIVDSKWRAVQEQVAKIQSQDPSQSVLEETRAGLEKLRSSVSTKSISAAEATKEITGLISLLIKLDVLVATDQSLNGVEMNFLSLTILEMAKEYGGRLRANLLNILAADGPITIQDISKLESLRSGISVNLDAPNLVVSEAARTQLDDFRKSTAWLHVEQTYAKVVSRAAEGHFGEDPAQFYESITSSLNSLGAVVSFEVDSVNKKVEDLRSSASHLFFLTLALLLGLVILISILGVIIIRNLTTSLHSAVEDLSHAAETIASGGQQLNAASQQVANGSVHSASALEEVVASIEEINSIVTQNEQKAQHAANISGEGFKAAENGKAQVATLVLTMEDISKSSNRIEEIINVIEDIAFQTNLLALNAAVEAARAGEQGKSFAVVADAVRALALRSSSAAKDITTLIKESSVKVQDGVHRAILSRESIETIVKIISDISQINTEIAAASSEQAVGIQQISKAMNELDSSTQQNASAAEEVSAFAGQMRQQTDSIEHLAIGLTGLVEGA; translated from the coding sequence TTGAGATTAAAAATAATCGGACTTGTTCTTATTCCTATGCTTGCCTGTATTGTTTATGGTGCATTTTATTTAAATTCCCATTGGCGAACATTTAAAGAAGCACAAGCTATTACTGAAAATGGAACCTTGATAAAGAAAAATTCAGAGCTTCTGCATCAGGTGCAACTTGAAAGAGCCAAGAATTCTTTGTTTTTAGCAGGTAAAATTCATCAGGATGAGTTGAACAGTCAAATTGAAATTGTCGATTCAAAGTGGCGTGCAGTTCAAGAGCAAGTCGCTAAAATTCAGTCCCAAGATCCATCTCAGTCCGTGTTGGAAGAAACCAGAGCGGGGTTGGAGAAACTGCGAAGCTCAGTAAGTACCAAGTCTATTAGTGCCGCTGAGGCCACAAAAGAAATTACCGGACTGATCAGCCTCCTCATCAAACTGGATGTTTTAGTCGCTACAGATCAGTCTTTAAATGGCGTTGAAATGAATTTTCTGAGTCTTACGATTCTGGAAATGGCCAAAGAATATGGCGGGAGATTAAGAGCCAATCTTTTAAATATTCTGGCAGCGGATGGCCCAATAACGATCCAAGATATTTCCAAGTTGGAATCCTTACGAAGCGGAATCAGCGTCAATTTAGACGCCCCGAACCTGGTTGTCTCTGAAGCCGCACGCACTCAACTTGATGATTTTCGTAAATCCACTGCCTGGCTGCATGTGGAGCAAACCTACGCCAAAGTCGTCAGTCGGGCTGCGGAAGGTCACTTCGGAGAAGATCCCGCTCAATTCTATGAATCTATAACTTCGTCGCTAAATTCTCTGGGTGCTGTTGTCTCCTTTGAAGTCGATAGCGTTAATAAAAAAGTTGAAGATCTTAGGTCTTCGGCCTCTCATTTGTTCTTTCTTACGCTGGCCCTTCTTTTGGGACTTGTTATTTTAATTTCAATTTTGGGCGTGATTATCATTCGAAACCTAACAACATCTCTTCACTCCGCCGTGGAAGACCTTTCGCATGCGGCAGAGACCATCGCTTCTGGAGGACAACAGTTAAATGCCGCAAGCCAACAGGTGGCCAACGGCTCTGTCCACTCCGCGAGTGCTCTTGAAGAGGTGGTTGCATCTATTGAAGAGATCAACAGCATTGTGACGCAAAATGAACAAAAGGCTCAGCATGCGGCAAATATCTCAGGAGAGGGATTTAAGGCCGCTGAAAACGGAAAAGCCCAAGTGGCAACTCTTGTTCTGACGATGGAAGACATTTCTAAAAGTTCTAACAGGATTGAAGAAATCATTAACGTCATCGAGGATATTGCTTTTCAAACAAACTTGTTGGCCTTGAATGCCGCCGTGGAGGCTGCAAGAGCCGGCGAACAAGGAAAGAGTTTCGCCGTTGTCGCCGACGCAGTACGCGCGCTGGCATTGCGCAGTTCCTCCGCTGCAAAGGACATTACAACGCTTATAAAAGAAAGTTCCGTGAAGGTTCAAGACGGAGTTCATCGAGCGATACTCAGTCGTGAATCGATAGAGACGATTGTTAAAATCATATCCGACATTTCTCAGATTAATACCGAAATCGCGGCAGCAAGCTCAGAGCAGGCGGTTGGCATTCAACAAATTAGTAAAGCTATGAACGAGCTTGATTCGTCGACGCAACAGAATGCTTCAGCCGCCGAAGAAGTTTCCGCTTTTGCAGGACAAATGAGGCAGCAAACCGACAGCATAGAACATCTAGCGATTGGTTTGACCGGTCTTGTGGAGGGAGCCTGA
- a CDS encoding cytochrome c oxidase subunit 3 has translation MEIFMFGALITIVARYRHFNLSIFQAETGHLHLRDGLIFTLSLLLSGFLAAEGVRFYFSNQRRKSFFYFIASTVFGLSFLVLKILDFVSKSELGLGIEKNDFWQYYWLLMGFHFLHVMVGVFILLSICLGIYKNKFEDAEFSVRGGVLFWHMCDIVWLIIFPLFYLGGILHE, from the coding sequence ATGGAAATCTTTATGTTCGGCGCTCTTATCACGATTGTTGCCAGGTACCGGCACTTCAACTTATCAATCTTTCAGGCAGAGACGGGACATTTGCATTTACGCGATGGTTTGATATTCACCCTGAGCCTTTTACTCAGTGGATTTCTTGCAGCTGAAGGAGTGCGATTTTATTTCTCTAATCAACGCCGCAAAAGCTTTTTCTACTTTATTGCCAGCACCGTATTTGGTCTGAGTTTTTTAGTTCTCAAGATTTTAGATTTTGTAAGCAAGTCTGAACTGGGCCTGGGAATCGAGAAAAACGATTTTTGGCAATATTATTGGCTCTTGATGGGATTTCACTTTTTGCACGTCATGGTGGGGGTCTTTATTCTTTTATCCATCTGTCTTGGAATTTATAAAAACAAATTTGAAGATGCGGAGTTTTCCGTCCGTGGCGGAGTTCTTTTCTGGCATATGTGTGACATTGTCTGGTTGATTATTTTTCCACTTTTCTATTTAGGAGGAATCCTCCATGAATAA
- a CDS encoding nitric oxide reductase activation protein NorD — protein sequence MGLDEKFFSFGYRLFKKISADPMPPHYGQKADLKELETRLQVIAKSLCGEPIQIHEAEKIGGYSGVHFYYPKSLCPLSSKRLNELLYIQRTLFYCSAKQLGFCLPPRELSEIEKKVYTCLAVHQIYKVITLEFPGTIQVIETLRQGTLAELQSLSGQDRNSQNGILAQWIYDLLCESPKDSSWKSILYNTHKSTFSFWKFADAVYKTHFASLPLGPAVAEEAFVLWGLLMSPNSFSEETEKTDEETTTEALANGTEVQGKNREDIVQVHLEEQRDTNNPVTHSFEKAETLEEYQGGMRTQDGDDDLQDHAEALEELNMREVTRSRERTQSLYKADVRMHSVAPDLLSKEDLPVSPRVHFYPEWDFKKKSYKENWCRVEARIPGAGTPFQLAESYTKEKKEIEKLFQQVRSKPLWKKRQREGEELDIDALVTRHADLKSGNSGEDRFYIRSKKHHKDWQCLFLIDSSLSTDSWVANERILDVIKNSVCLIGDAFPKEPECLSVAAFHSNTRHQCVFEELKNFEESWPEFKRKLNTLEPVGYTRIGPALRHSLEILKDSPARHKLIVLLSDGKASDYDQYEGRYGMEDIRQAVREAQQQNVLIKCLAIEEKAKFYLPQMFGLGHIQILPNPHKLPQALTTLLLPLLH from the coding sequence ATGGGCCTAGATGAAAAGTTTTTTTCTTTTGGTTACAGACTTTTTAAAAAAATCTCGGCGGATCCTATGCCACCGCACTATGGGCAAAAGGCTGATTTAAAAGAACTGGAGACTCGCCTTCAAGTTATTGCCAAATCTCTTTGCGGCGAACCGATACAAATTCACGAGGCAGAGAAAATTGGCGGCTATTCTGGAGTGCATTTTTATTATCCGAAATCATTATGTCCTCTTTCGTCAAAACGCCTTAATGAATTGCTCTACATTCAAAGAACGCTGTTTTATTGTTCCGCTAAACAGTTAGGATTTTGTCTGCCGCCGCGCGAGCTTTCGGAAATTGAAAAGAAAGTTTACACCTGTTTGGCGGTTCACCAAATCTATAAGGTTATTACCTTGGAGTTTCCAGGCACAATTCAAGTGATTGAGACTTTAAGACAAGGAACCTTGGCGGAACTGCAATCTCTCTCAGGCCAAGATCGAAATTCACAAAATGGTATTCTCGCCCAGTGGATTTATGATCTTTTGTGCGAAAGCCCCAAAGACAGCTCTTGGAAAAGTATTTTGTATAACACCCATAAAAGTACTTTCAGTTTTTGGAAGTTCGCTGACGCTGTTTATAAAACTCATTTTGCCTCACTTCCTCTAGGTCCTGCGGTGGCAGAAGAAGCCTTTGTACTCTGGGGTCTTCTTATGTCTCCGAATTCCTTCTCTGAAGAGACAGAAAAGACAGATGAAGAAACGACCACCGAGGCATTAGCTAATGGAACGGAAGTGCAGGGAAAAAATCGTGAAGACATTGTGCAGGTGCATCTTGAGGAGCAAAGAGATACCAATAATCCTGTGACCCATTCCTTTGAAAAAGCTGAAACTTTAGAGGAGTATCAAGGGGGAATGCGCACCCAGGACGGCGACGACGATTTGCAAGATCATGCGGAGGCTCTGGAAGAGTTAAATATGCGCGAGGTGACCCGAAGCCGGGAAAGGACGCAGTCGCTTTATAAAGCGGATGTACGGATGCATAGTGTGGCTCCGGATCTTCTAAGCAAGGAAGATTTACCAGTTTCGCCTCGTGTGCATTTTTATCCCGAGTGGGATTTTAAGAAAAAAAGCTATAAAGAAAATTGGTGTCGGGTTGAGGCCCGCATTCCCGGCGCAGGTACACCCTTTCAGCTGGCTGAATCCTACACTAAAGAAAAGAAAGAAATTGAAAAACTCTTTCAACAGGTTCGCTCCAAACCCCTGTGGAAAAAAAGGCAGCGCGAAGGGGAAGAGCTTGATATTGATGCCTTAGTCACTCGACATGCGGATCTAAAAAGTGGAAATTCCGGAGAAGACCGCTTTTACATTCGCAGTAAAAAACATCACAAAGACTGGCAGTGCCTTTTTTTAATTGATAGCAGTCTTTCAACGGACTCTTGGGTCGCCAATGAAAGAATTTTGGATGTTATAAAAAACAGCGTGTGTTTGATTGGCGATGCCTTTCCAAAAGAGCCAGAGTGTTTAAGTGTCGCAGCCTTTCATAGCAATACCAGGCATCAGTGTGTTTTTGAAGAACTCAAAAATTTCGAAGAGTCTTGGCCTGAGTTTAAAAGAAAGTTAAATACGCTAGAGCCCGTCGGTTACACCAGGATCGGTCCCGCTTTGCGGCACAGTTTAGAAATTCTGAAAGATTCTCCAGCCCGACATAAGCTTATCGTTTTGTTGAGCGATGGCAAGGCGTCCGATTACGATCAGTATGAAGGCCGTTATGGAATGGAAGACATCAGGCAAGCCGTGCGAGAAGCTCAACAACAAAATGTTCTTATTAAATGTTTGGCGATCGAAGAAAAGGCCAAGTTTTATCTGCCGCAAATGTTTGGGCTCGGACACATTCAAATCTTACCCAACCCTCATAAACTTCCTCAAGCGTTGACGACGCTTTTGTTGCCACTGCTTCATTAA
- a CDS encoding CbbQ/NirQ/NorQ/GpvN family protein, with protein sequence MLAPTIKGPFYQAVADEEEIFDSAYRNQLPLMLKGPTGCGKSRFIESMAARRGRPLITVACNEDTSATDLLGRFIVKGGDTIWQDGPVTRALREGAILYLDEIAEAREDVIVVLHPLTDHRRAITLDKLNEEIKASPEFMLVVSFNPGYQRGLKELKPSTRQRFVAMHFDYPRPELESEIVKAESQCSLEVAQKLVRFAGKIRNLKELGLAETASTRLLVDAAKLIRDGLEPRRSCDVAIVQPLTDDGDIMTALQDVAAMIF encoded by the coding sequence ATGCTGGCGCCCACAATTAAAGGACCTTTTTATCAAGCTGTCGCAGATGAAGAAGAAATCTTCGACAGCGCTTATCGCAATCAATTGCCCTTGATGTTGAAAGGGCCTACAGGATGCGGAAAGTCCCGCTTCATTGAATCCATGGCGGCTCGCAGAGGGCGTCCTCTGATTACTGTCGCCTGCAATGAAGACACCTCGGCGACAGACTTATTGGGACGATTTATTGTCAAAGGTGGAGACACCATTTGGCAAGACGGCCCGGTCACGCGCGCCTTGCGCGAAGGTGCAATTCTTTACTTGGATGAAATCGCTGAAGCTCGCGAAGACGTGATTGTAGTCCTTCATCCTTTGACTGATCACCGTCGTGCCATCACGTTGGATAAACTCAATGAAGAAATCAAAGCCTCGCCGGAGTTTATGCTCGTCGTGAGTTTTAATCCGGGATATCAACGAGGACTCAAGGAATTGAAACCTTCCACAAGACAAAGATTTGTGGCCATGCATTTTGATTATCCTCGTCCCGAACTCGAATCTGAAATTGTAAAAGCGGAATCTCAATGCTCTTTGGAAGTGGCGCAAAAGCTGGTTCGCTTTGCGGGAAAAATTCGCAATCTCAAAGAGTTGGGTTTGGCGGAAACGGCATCAACTCGGCTTCTTGTCGATGCGGCGAAGTTAATACGTGATGGATTGGAGCCTCGTCGTTCATGTGACGTCGCTATTGTTCAACCTCTCACGGATGACGGAGATATTATGACGGCCTTACAAGATGTGGCCGCCATGATTTTTTAG
- a CDS encoding cbb3-type cytochrome c oxidase subunit I encodes MKFKTQKIAYYFFAVCMLLLSLQIVYGFIMGFAHMGYDGLHSVIPFHTARATHTNLLVMWLLAGFMGAAYYITPEESNRELILPQLAYVQLGAFVAVGVTAIIGFHFNWWEGRKFLEIPRPLDYLVVVDVLLFIFLIGGTIWKGRRYSTTNMVLFFGLLSAALLYLPGMIPTVNQTMDSYWRWWVVHLWVEGVWELIMGAILSFLLIKLTGVDREVIEKWLYVIVGFTFLSGILGTGHHYYFIGTPRYWLMIGGLFSALEPVAFLGMAIYAIAMAKKGGRQHPNRLALTWTIGCAVMSFVGAGFLGFAHTLPQVNIYTHGTLVTAMHGHLAFWGAYAMLVFAMIAYAMPNLTGRKLYDSGWSSFAFWTSNIGMTAMTVAFGIAGVAQVYLERKMGMDFLLVQKEIEVHFLGLVLAAALFSLGIFAFIWIFIKYGLPKGKVENAGAHN; translated from the coding sequence ATGAAATTTAAAACACAGAAAATAGCCTACTACTTCTTTGCCGTGTGCATGCTTCTTTTATCTTTGCAGATTGTTTACGGATTTATCATGGGCTTTGCCCATATGGGATACGACGGCTTACACAGTGTCATTCCTTTTCACACGGCACGCGCCACCCACACGAACTTATTGGTGATGTGGCTGCTGGCGGGATTTATGGGTGCCGCTTATTACATCACACCGGAGGAATCAAATCGTGAGTTGATTCTTCCGCAACTTGCCTACGTGCAATTGGGAGCGTTCGTGGCGGTGGGCGTGACGGCAATTATTGGCTTTCATTTTAATTGGTGGGAAGGAAGAAAGTTTTTAGAAATTCCGCGACCGCTGGATTATCTTGTTGTTGTCGATGTTCTCCTTTTTATTTTCCTTATTGGAGGAACGATCTGGAAAGGTCGAAGATATAGCACGACGAACATGGTTCTCTTCTTCGGCTTGCTAAGTGCGGCCTTGCTTTATCTTCCGGGCATGATTCCGACTGTCAATCAAACAATGGACTCTTACTGGAGATGGTGGGTTGTTCACTTGTGGGTTGAAGGTGTATGGGAATTGATTATGGGGGCTATCCTCAGTTTCCTTTTGATCAAGCTCACGGGTGTAGATCGCGAGGTTATTGAAAAATGGCTTTACGTCATTGTCGGCTTTACGTTTCTTTCGGGAATCTTAGGGACAGGACACCACTATTATTTTATCGGGACTCCTCGTTACTGGTTGATGATCGGCGGGCTCTTCAGTGCTCTTGAGCCAGTGGCCTTTTTAGGAATGGCGATTTACGCCATTGCCATGGCGAAAAAGGGAGGACGCCAACATCCCAATCGTTTGGCCTTAACATGGACCATTGGGTGTGCCGTGATGTCATTCGTTGGAGCTGGTTTTCTGGGCTTTGCGCACACACTCCCTCAAGTCAATATTTACACGCACGGAACGCTGGTGACGGCTATGCACGGGCATCTTGCATTCTGGGGTGCTTACGCCATGTTGGTTTTTGCAATGATCGCTTATGCGATGCCGAACCTTACAGGCCGAAAACTTTATGACAGCGGTTGGAGTTCTTTCGCTTTTTGGACTTCTAACATCGGCATGACTGCAATGACGGTCGCCTTCGGAATCGCAGGTGTCGCGCAAGTCTACTTGGAAAGAAAAATGGGCATGGATTTTCTTTTAGTACAAAAAGAAATTGAAGTGCATTTCTTGGGCCTCGTCCTTGCCGCCGCTTTATTCAGTCTTGGAATTTTCGCCTTTATTTGGATCTTTATTAAGTACGGATTGCCCAAAGGGAAGGTAGAAAATGCTGGCGCCCACAATTAA
- a CDS encoding c-type cytochrome — MPKQTHSENITPEVIHGKDLWDHNNCMGCHTIMGEGAYYAPELTKVYERRGEAFIKSMLKDPAAMYPGQRKMQKYNFTEEEINSLVAFLKWIGETDLNGFPAKPDLAPAPAPVPTTLTQSSLPPRPAVFDQVCVACHMLQGKGGSVGPALDGVGSRKEHAFFVSWLRDPVAVKADSKMPKLPLTDEQVQELASYLSLLK; from the coding sequence GTGCCTAAACAAACGCACTCAGAGAATATCACTCCCGAAGTCATTCACGGCAAAGATTTGTGGGACCACAACAACTGTATGGGGTGTCACACGATCATGGGAGAAGGAGCTTATTATGCTCCCGAACTCACCAAAGTTTATGAACGCCGGGGAGAAGCCTTCATTAAATCCATGCTTAAAGATCCGGCGGCAATGTATCCAGGCCAAAGAAAGATGCAGAAATATAATTTTACAGAGGAAGAAATCAATTCTCTGGTGGCGTTCCTAAAATGGATCGGAGAGACGGATCTTAACGGTTTTCCTGCAAAGCCTGATCTCGCGCCGGCACCGGCTCCAGTGCCGACGACTCTGACGCAGTCTTCTCTTCCGCCACGTCCTGCAGTTTTTGATCAGGTTTGTGTTGCATGCCATATGTTGCAAGGAAAGGGAGGCTCTGTGGGACCGGCGTTGGATGGTGTGGGCAGCCGTAAAGAACATGCCTTTTTTGTCTCCTGGTTGCGCGACCCCGTCGCGGTGAAGGCAGATTCTAAAATGCCAAAACTGCCTTTAACCGACGAACAAGTTCAAGAACTCGCAAGTTATCTTTCATTGTTGAAATAA
- a CDS encoding Crp/Fnr family transcriptional regulator, protein MLDVTQRLKSLDSFNPLGETSLKELSSHFEIVYVKNREILFKEDTPIQDLYIVLYGSFKIQKKGSNSSPVILNFLNRGEFLGIAMAGLTYPVYPATAVANEDAALLRFSRNYFLNVLMKIDSVRATVTRQISERFLEFQHDRCMENVRTHQRVADLLLRLLDRQGEKSGSQILIPLTRKDIAQRVGTKAETVIRILSIWNKKGWIKTVDRHIAIINYQQLKEVRDERTPEYTQIATSDDFEDVEPA, encoded by the coding sequence ATGTTAGACGTAACTCAAAGACTCAAAAGCTTGGATTCATTCAACCCTCTTGGTGAAACATCATTGAAAGAATTGTCATCCCATTTTGAAATCGTTTATGTCAAAAACAGGGAAATTCTTTTCAAAGAAGATACTCCGATACAGGATCTCTATATCGTTCTTTATGGATCTTTTAAAATTCAAAAGAAGGGTTCTAATTCCTCTCCGGTTATACTCAATTTCCTAAATCGCGGAGAATTTCTAGGGATCGCGATGGCAGGACTCACCTACCCGGTTTATCCGGCCACTGCTGTCGCCAATGAAGATGCAGCACTTCTGCGGTTCTCAAGAAATTATTTTTTAAATGTTCTTATGAAGATCGACAGCGTTCGCGCCACCGTCACGAGACAAATCAGTGAACGCTTCCTTGAATTCCAGCATGACCGTTGTATGGAAAACGTGCGCACTCATCAAAGGGTCGCCGATCTTTTGCTTCGACTTCTGGATCGACAAGGTGAAAAAAGCGGATCGCAGATCCTCATACCACTGACCCGCAAAGATATCGCGCAACGGGTGGGAACCAAAGCGGAAACTGTCATTCGAATCCTTAGTATCTGGAATAAAAAGGGGTGGATTAAAACCGTGGACCGGCACATCGCCATCATCAACTATCAACAGCTTAAGGAGGTTCGCGATGAAAGAACTCCTGAATACACTCAGATTGCAACATCAGACGATTTTGAAGATGTTGAACCAGCCTGA
- a CDS encoding DUF2249 domain-containing protein, whose amino-acid sequence MTDFVIEAQKIPGPERHAFIFQSFDNLEGGESLVIVNTHDPIPLLRQFNDLKGGQFEHEYLEQGPQTWRLKITKKKKEGCCGFCGD is encoded by the coding sequence ATGACCGATTTCGTCATTGAAGCCCAAAAGATTCCAGGCCCCGAAAGACACGCCTTTATTTTTCAAAGTTTCGACAATTTGGAAGGTGGAGAAAGTCTAGTGATCGTAAATACTCATGATCCAATCCCGCTTTTAAGACAGTTTAACGATTTAAAAGGCGGCCAGTTTGAACATGAATATCTGGAGCAAGGCCCTCAGACGTGGAGATTAAAAATCACTAAGAAGAAAAAAGAAGGATGTTGCGGGTTCTGTGGAGACTAA
- a CDS encoding SCO family protein, translated as MSYLREFVLIASLVSALSASAVQAHEHEHHDKNETSEAVEPAKLSEESIYNLGSELLDSNGKKVSIVSLKGQPVVISMAYTSCAYACPLIISQMQQLEKEVDAQGLKARFVIVSFDPKVDTPSVMKKYAEKRKLSSRWSLYTSSSDKTPREIANLLGIKYKKMEGNDYDHSFIVTVLDKEGVIRGQQIGADKEPKELIKFLKN; from the coding sequence ATGTCTTACCTAAGAGAGTTTGTGTTAATAGCGAGTCTGGTTTCTGCTCTATCTGCCTCAGCGGTTCAAGCCCATGAGCACGAGCATCACGACAAGAACGAAACCTCTGAAGCTGTGGAACCGGCAAAGCTCAGTGAGGAGTCTATCTATAACTTAGGTTCAGAACTTTTAGATTCGAATGGGAAAAAAGTTTCTATTGTTTCTTTAAAAGGACAACCGGTGGTTATTTCCATGGCTTATACAAGCTGCGCTTATGCCTGTCCTTTGATTATCTCTCAGATGCAACAACTGGAAAAAGAAGTGGATGCCCAGGGTTTAAAGGCGCGATTTGTGATCGTAAGTTTTGATCCGAAGGTAGACACTCCTTCTGTGATGAAGAAATATGCAGAGAAAAGAAAGCTCAGTTCCCGTTGGAGCCTTTATACTTCTTCCTCCGATAAAACACCGCGTGAAATCGCCAATTTACTGGGAATTAAATATAAAAAGATGGAAGGCAACGATTACGACCACTCTTTCATCGTCACTGTTCTCGACAAAGAGGGCGTGATTCGCGGCCAGCAGATTGGCGCGGATAAAGAACCTAAAGAATTAATAAAATTTTTAAAGAATTGA
- a CDS encoding formylglycine-generating enzyme family protein: protein MKHLKKSACKVILILGMLMSLPGWGADMILIPAGSFRMPALLDKTVHKVSAFYIDRNPVTNAEYLEFVKTHPEWRKSKVKKIFSDNNYLEYWQEDLNFGEASMASSPVVRISWYAARAYCDSLGKRLASIDEWEYVGLVPYKDKKDLKSVILEWYGKSAEWPLPAVRSGASNNDGVYDMHGLIWEWVEDFNSSMVTGESRADVALDRNLFCGGGAASAADPADYAAFMRYAFRSSLQAKYTVRNLGFRCVKNKE, encoded by the coding sequence ATGAAGCATCTCAAGAAATCCGCATGCAAAGTCATTCTGATTCTTGGGATGCTTATGTCTTTGCCTGGCTGGGGAGCGGACATGATCCTTATCCCCGCAGGTTCGTTTCGAATGCCGGCGCTTCTTGATAAAACCGTTCATAAAGTTTCCGCGTTTTATATTGATAGAAATCCTGTCACTAATGCGGAATATCTGGAGTTCGTGAAAACTCATCCGGAATGGCGTAAAAGCAAAGTAAAAAAAATATTCTCTGACAATAATTATTTGGAATACTGGCAAGAAGATCTCAACTTTGGAGAAGCTTCAATGGCTTCTTCCCCTGTCGTGCGCATCAGTTGGTATGCGGCTCGCGCTTATTGCGACAGTCTTGGTAAACGTCTGGCGAGTATTGATGAGTGGGAATATGTCGGACTTGTTCCTTACAAAGACAAAAAAGATCTGAAGTCTGTGATTTTAGAGTGGTACGGAAAAAGTGCCGAGTGGCCTTTGCCTGCTGTCAGATCTGGTGCATCCAATAACGACGGTGTTTACGACATGCATGGGCTTATTTGGGAATGGGTGGAGGATTTTAATTCCTCCATGGTGACTGGAGAATCGCGGGCCGATGTCGCTTTAGATAGAAATTTATTTTGTGGCGGAGGTGCGGCCTCCGCTGCGGATCCTGCCGATTATGCGGCCTTCATGCGCTATGCTTTTCGTAGCAGCTTGCAGGCAAAATACACAGTCAGAAATCTTGGATTTCGCTGTGTAAAAAACAAGGAGTGA